The DNA region AGCGTAAGCGGCTCTTCGCCGCCCAGACCAAAATACAGGCGCAAAACCTCGGTCTCGCGGTCATCCAGAGATGTGAGCACATCTTTTACCTGCTCGCGCACCGAATCCTCTACAACCTCCTCATCGGGAGCCTTTTGCGTCTTATCGGGCAACACATGCAACAAACTGTGGTCATCCTCCTCGCGGAAAGACGCATCCAGAGACCAGACATCGCGCGCGCGCATCAGCGTATCCTGAACCATCTCCACCGACACGCCGAGTTCTTTGGCCACGGTTTCGGGTTCGGGTTCGGTCTCGCTCGATTGCCTCAACTCGCGCGAGACCTTTGAAATATTGTGCAACAAATCAATGCGGTTAATGGGCAACCGCACAACCCGCGAATCCTGTGCCAGACTCTGGTGAATCGCCTGGCGGATCCACCAGACAGCATAAGAAATAAACTTAAAGCCCCGCGTGCCATCAAAACGCTCGGCAGCCGTCATCAGACCCATATTGCCCGCGCTGATCAAATCGGCCAGAGGCACCCCGTGATTTTGATATTCGCGCGCCACACTCACCACAAAACGGAGATTGGCCGCAACCAGTTTATCTCTGGATCTCTGACAACCTTTGTGGATCTTCTTTGCCAGTTCAATTTCTTCTGCACTCGAAAGGGGTTCTGACGAGGCAATGTCTCGCAGATACAAATCCAGAGACTCACTATCTTGTATCATAATTCCAGGCAAGGGGAACCTCCTGTAAAAGATGGGGAGAGCTACTATAAAACAGAATTGGGAGCCGACATCTTGCGAATTTGCGCGAGATGTTTTGTCATAAACTGATACATACTCATCGATGTGTCGCAAGCCATCAAACCCGCTCGCACATCTGAATTTTTAAACAACAGTGCCAAATTGCTCAAAACCGACAGATAAGGCACAGGCGCCGCATCGGGCACTGCAACCATGCATATCACGTGAACGGGTTCCGCATCTGGGGGAAAAGCAATACCCGCTTGAGAAATACCCAATGCCACACCGGGCTGAGCAACCGAGCGGCATCGCGCATGGGGCAGTGCAACACCCCGGCCCAAAACCGTACTCATCTGATCTTCTCGATCCAGAATAGTTTGCAAAAACTTCAGACTATCGACCACCTTCCTGCGCCCATAGAGCCGATCGACCAGTTCCTTGATCGCCCCCAGGCGATCTTGTGATTGTAACTCGGGTACAAGAAGCGAAACATCAAAATGAAAAACATCGTCTTCAGATAAAATTGTCGTCTGATTCACCTGACCCCCACACGCAACAAAATGCAGAATTTGCACCTTCAAACTATAAAACATTTATTAAAAAAGGAGAACACCTCATTAACATCAATAAAAACAAAGGTTAATCTCCAAACACGCCACCACCATCAAAAATACACATCGAATATAACAGCAATATCCGTGCCAAAAACATGCCTGAAGACATAACTTATTGTTTATATTGAACAAAATTTAGAAAATCCAATCTGCACACTCTTTTTTTTCAAAAAAACATGCAAAAATTGCACCCCATTTTATAACTAAAATGCAAAAATTGCGTTTTTGAAAATTAGCGCAGATTATACGCCTTAATTTTGTATTGCAACGCGCGAACACTGATCCCCAACAGTGCCGCGGCCTCCTTCCGATTTGCCGTCACATGTGCCAGTGTCTTCTCGATCAGCGCGCGCTCCACATCTGCAAGCGATGAACCGAGTTCAACCGTTATCGTATCTGTCTCATTCTGGGCATCGCGTATTCGAGAAGGCAAATGATCGACATCCACCTTCTGATCTGCGCAGGTTACCACAATGCGCTCAATGGTATTTTTCAACTCGCGCACATTGCCGGGCCAGAAATAAGCCAGAACCCTGTCCATTGCATCGGGCGTCAACTCCTTGCGCGCTTTGTGGTGCAACACACACAGAGTGTCAAAAAACACATCGATCAAAAGCGGAATATCTTCGACGCGCTCGCGAAGCGGCGGCAGGCGAATGGGCACCACATTGATGCGATAATACAAATCTTCTCTAAACCGCCCTTCTGCCACTTCTCGCTCGAGATCGCGATTGGTGACAAAAATAGGTCGCACATCTGCGGCCACCGCTTTGGTACTCCCCACCGGGCGATAGACTTTTTCTTCTAATACGCGAAGCAAATCGACTTGATTGGGCAAAGGGATTTCACCCACTTCATCAAAAAAAAGCGTCCCGCCTTCAGCCGCGGCAAAAAAACCCGCCTTATCCGCTGTTGCACCTGTAAACGCGCCTTTTACATAACCGAACAACTCACTGCCAAATAACGTCTCGGCAAACGCCCCGCAATTCATCGCCACCAGAGGCGCATTCCGCCGCGCACTCGTCTGATGAATCGCACGCACCACGAGTTCTTTCCCCGTCCCCGTTTCCCCGGTAATCAAAACCGGCACATCGGTCATAGCCGCCTGCGCTATGGTATCACTAACCTGTTCCATGGCGGCACTCCGATGCACAACATCTCCATTTTCGCCATTGGAATCCAGACGCGCCCGCAATACGCGATTCTCCGCGACCAATGCCTGGTGATCCAGCAAACGCTCCAAAGACAGACGCAACCGCTTCAGATCTACGGGCTTGGTCAAATAATCATAAGCCCCCCGCCGCATAGCTTCAACAGCCGTCTCCACCTCGCCATAAGCCGTAATCACAATAACCCCAATCTCGCGATTTGCGCCGCGCACCCACTTCAAAAGTGATAGACCATCCTGCCCCGGCATCTTGAGATCAAAAATTGCGGCATCATACTCATGAGCCTCCATAAGCGTCTTTGCCTGATTCCCATCATAAGCCACATCAACCCGATAACCGTCTTTGGTCATCGCCTCTCGCAGACCCTCGCAGATATAGTACTCATCATCTGCAATCAAAAGCCTAATCTCACTCGTATCCATAAGTTACCTCTATCGTATCTCATGCTCGGGCAAATACACCCGGAAAGTCGTTCCCAGTTCGGGGCGGCTCTCGACATCGATATGTCCTCCGTGCTGATAAATGATGCGCTGGGCAATAGACAGCCCCAACCCGGTACCCTCATCCTTCGTCGTATAATAAAACTCGAAAATGCGATCCACTTCTTCTTCTGGAATCCCGCAACCCGTATCTGTAAGCATCAAACACACCTGCCCCGACTCGGTTTGCGTTCGGGCAACCAAATCCCCACCCGTGGCCATAGACTGAAAGGCATTCACCACAATATTGAGCACGGCTTGACCGAGTTGGTCTTCATCTCCATTAATCGCGGGCAGATTCTCGGAAAGTTCCAGACGCAACACAATGCCGCGCTCGCGCGCTTCGGGCGAGACCAGTTCAAAAACGCGGCGAACCACATCGTTGAGAGACACTTGCCGCAAATGGAGTTTGGGCGTGCGCGAAAAACGCAAAAAATTATACACCAGGCGGTCGAGCCGTTTCATCTCTGTCTGCGCGATATTGAGCCGCCCTACAAAGCGCTCTTTTAACGCACTTGACAACGCGTCGAGATCTTCCTCCAACAATTGCAACTGAATATCAATCGCCCCCAGAGGATTGCGCACTTCATGGGCAACAGAAGCGGCCAAACGCCCCAACGCCGTCATCTTTTCAACCTGAAAGATCTCCCACTCCATCCGCTTTATCTCAGACACATCGCGCACCGCCAGCACCAGCCCACACTGCGTATCCGCATCCAAAAACGACGTACTCACGCGCAAATGTTGCAATCCACCATCGGCATTGTGGTGTACCAGATCCGTATCTGACACCAGCACCTTGTTTTTCATACCCTCGTTCAAAATCCGCAACAACTCAGGGCGTTGGGCAAATAGCACCTCTGGCGAAGCGCCACAAACAGCCTGTTTATCCCACCCCATTAACGCAATCAGATGTGCATTGGCCATCACGGCCCGATGTGTTTGATCAAAAGCCACGATGCCCTCTCCCAGCCCCTCCAGAATAGAAGCACTATAATCCGTAGCCATGTCCATGCGCGTTCTCCCGATACAACTATAAAAGCCATTTAATCTTAAATTTGGGGATTTATATCCAAAGCGCAAGCCCAAATATCTTGACCACTTATACATTTGGCGTGATATTATTACCTCTCGTAGCGTCGTAGCCATTTCCAAAGGACTACCCATTGAATAAACAAATCGCCACATTTGATACCCTCCCACGCGACTTGCTCAACGCAAAAAGAACATCAGATGCCTGGCCCACCGAACGCCTGTCGTACTTGCGGACCTATCTCGACACCACCTGGGAAACTATTCATACACAGCACCGGAACGGCGCATCGGGTAGTGTTATAGTTGCCGCACTCACACAGCGCGTCGATACACTCATCCAGGCACTGTACGCCGAAGCAAAAGAAGAACACGGTGAGCCAACCGGGTTTGCCGTAATCGCGCAAGGGGGATATGGCCGAGGCGCGCTCAATCCCCACTCGGATATCGACCTGTTATTTCTCTTTCACAAAAAAGTCCGCGAAGGCGACCCCATAACGCGCGCGATTCTCCACACCCTGTGGGATCTGCGATTTGACGTGGGATACAGCACGCGCACCCTTTCCGATTGCATCACTGCAGCACAAGACGACACCGACTCCCTCACCGCAATGCTCGAAACCCGCCATCTCGTGGGAGACCCCGCTTTAGAGACCCAACTGCGAGACACACTTGAACGGCGATTTTTTGGCAGACGCGCGCGCGGTTTTGTAGAAAAAAAATATCAGGAACGCATCCAGCGACACAGCAAATCCAAATTCTCGGTCCAACTCCTCGAACCCAATGTCAAAGAAAGCCCGGGGGGGTTGCGAGATATTCACACAGCGGGCTGGTTTTTGGTGGCGCGCCGCGGCCTTCGCGCGCCCGAAGGTCTGGTAGAAAGCCATGTTCTCACGCGCAGAAATTATCAAATCTATGTTGAAGCCCTTGATTTCATGTTGCACACGCGCAGCGAACTGCACTTTCACACGGGCAAACCCTTTGACATACTCGAACACGACCTGCAACTCGCTATTGCCAAAAATTTGGGCTACCAGGACCGCGACAATGAACTGGGTGTGGAACATTTCATGCGAGACTACTACACCCATGCGCGTGCAATCAAACACCTCAGCGACCTGATATGTGAACGCCTCAAAGGCCAATCTTCCACTGGTCGGGCTGTGGGATTGCTCACGCGCCGACAACTCGACGACGGCTCCGTGCTACACCACACGCACATTGCCCTGCCCCAAAAGCGACGCCATTTTTTTGACAACACGCCCCATCGCCTCCTCTCCCTTTTCCTCAATTCACAGCGATTTGGCGTCCCCCTCAACGAAGCGGCCAAACAGGGAATAAAAGACCACATCCATCTCATCGACGACAGCTTCAGATCTTCTGAGCGCGTCAGTCGCATCTTTCTCGACCTCTTCCGCACACCCACCGGCATTGGCACCACCCTTCGCACCATGCACGAACTCGACATCCTGGGCACTTATGTACCCGAATTCGGCAGCCTGACCTGTTTGGTACAATACAATCGCTATCACATCTACACGGCAGACGAACACACCCTGGTGGCAGTAGAGCGTCTCGACTACCTCGCGCGATCACCTTCTCTTCCCCATGATCTACAGCACCTCCGACGCGTGTACAACG from Gemmatimonadota bacterium includes:
- the glnD gene encoding [protein-PII] uridylyltransferase, with amino-acid sequence MNKQIATFDTLPRDLLNAKRTSDAWPTERLSYLRTYLDTTWETIHTQHRNGASGSVIVAALTQRVDTLIQALYAEAKEEHGEPTGFAVIAQGGYGRGALNPHSDIDLLFLFHKKVREGDPITRAILHTLWDLRFDVGYSTRTLSDCITAAQDDTDSLTAMLETRHLVGDPALETQLRDTLERRFFGRRARGFVEKKYQERIQRHSKSKFSVQLLEPNVKESPGGLRDIHTAGWFLVARRGLRAPEGLVESHVLTRRNYQIYVEALDFMLHTRSELHFHTGKPFDILEHDLQLAIAKNLGYQDRDNELGVEHFMRDYYTHARAIKHLSDLICERLKGQSSTGRAVGLLTRRQLDDGSVLHHTHIALPQKRRHFFDNTPHRLLSLFLNSQRFGVPLNEAAKQGIKDHIHLIDDSFRSSERVSRIFLDLFRTPTGIGTTLRTMHELDILGTYVPEFGSLTCLVQYNRYHIYTADEHTLVAVERLDYLARSPSLPHDLQHLRRVYNEIPRKELLYLALMMHDVGKSVRDKDHSIVGAEMTRDFLKRLQLPDDQIETVVFLVRHHLAMSAIAQRRDLSDHRMIAEFASTFTHPDTLRMLYVLTYADLSAVTQTAWTSWKGHLLRELYENTFYLLTQKALPDREQPELQDIQKILAALESRIPYQTLIEHLNNMPPRYPEQNSPEEIAQHLQLIDTMGSSLVAVSVQPGDLFLEITICTHDQPFRLSEICGVLATHDINIFSAHAYTRNDGTVIDIFQVTSDMDDDAALREKIQQTLIDVFQLKERVSDLFASYSQRWALRRQPTVPISPKITFDNNVSMRSTVIDITAQDATGLLYRITRTLSDLGLDIYTARIGTQADRAVDAFYVRKNGDKITDAALLEHITHELTHAIENP
- a CDS encoding sigma-54 dependent transcriptional regulator, yielding MDTSEIRLLIADDEYYICEGLREAMTKDGYRVDVAYDGNQAKTLMEAHEYDAAIFDLKMPGQDGLSLLKWVRGANREIGVIVITAYGEVETAVEAMRRGAYDYLTKPVDLKRLRLSLERLLDHQALVAENRVLRARLDSNGENGDVVHRSAAMEQVSDTIAQAAMTDVPVLITGETGTGKELVVRAIHQTSARRNAPLVAMNCGAFAETLFGSELFGYVKGAFTGATADKAGFFAAAEGGTLFFDEVGEIPLPNQVDLLRVLEEKVYRPVGSTKAVAADVRPIFVTNRDLEREVAEGRFREDLYYRINVVPIRLPPLRERVEDIPLLIDVFFDTLCVLHHKARKELTPDAMDRVLAYFWPGNVRELKNTIERIVVTCADQKVDVDHLPSRIRDAQNETDTITVELGSSLADVERALIEKTLAHVTANRKEAAALLGISVRALQYKIKAYNLR
- a CDS encoding PTS sugar transporter subunit IIA → MNQTTILSEDDVFHFDVSLLVPELQSQDRLGAIKELVDRLYGRRKVVDSLKFLQTILDREDQMSTVLGRGVALPHARCRSVAQPGVALGISQAGIAFPPDAEPVHVICMVAVPDAAPVPYLSVLSNLALLFKNSDVRAGLMACDTSMSMYQFMTKHLAQIRKMSAPNSVL
- a CDS encoding RNA polymerase sigma factor RpoD/SigA; translation: MIQDSESLDLYLRDIASSEPLSSAEEIELAKKIHKGCQRSRDKLVAANLRFVVSVAREYQNHGVPLADLISAGNMGLMTAAERFDGTRGFKFISYAVWWIRQAIHQSLAQDSRVVRLPINRIDLLHNISKVSRELRQSSETEPEPETVAKELGVSVEMVQDTLMRARDVWSLDASFREEDDHSLLHVLPDKTQKAPDEEVVEDSVREQVKDVLTSLDDRETEVLRLYFGLGGEEPLTLEEIGVRFNLTRERVRQIKEKALRRLRHPRRRSQLEPLLEVT
- a CDS encoding ATP-binding protein; its protein translation is MDMATDYSASILEGLGEGIVAFDQTHRAVMANAHLIALMGWDKQAVCGASPEVLFAQRPELLRILNEGMKNKVLVSDTDLVHHNADGGLQHLRVSTSFLDADTQCGLVLAVRDVSEIKRMEWEIFQVEKMTALGRLAASVAHEVRNPLGAIDIQLQLLEEDLDALSSALKERFVGRLNIAQTEMKRLDRLVYNFLRFSRTPKLHLRQVSLNDVVRRVFELVSPEARERGIVLRLELSENLPAINGDEDQLGQAVLNIVVNAFQSMATGGDLVARTQTESGQVCLMLTDTGCGIPEEEVDRIFEFYYTTKDEGTGLGLSIAQRIIYQHGGHIDVESRPELGTTFRVYLPEHEIR